Proteins from one Triplophysa dalaica isolate WHDGS20190420 chromosome 6, ASM1584641v1, whole genome shotgun sequence genomic window:
- the rgs8 gene encoding regulator of G-protein signaling 8 isoform X1 produces MKTRLGCLSNKSDSCSDFSEFLPPQERSTRYLKLSNDEVTRWAESFDALLSNKYGMTAFRTFLKTEFSDENIEFWLACEEYKKIKSPGKMMSKANKIYKEFIDVHAPREVNIDHRTREETKQKLLEPTSNSLNEVQAKVYSLMEKDSFPRFIRSKIYQDLLNRTQMHCQRKSV; encoded by the exons ATGAAAACTAGACTAGGGTGCCTGTCTAACAAGTCTGACTCATGCAGCGATTTTTCAGAATTCCTACCCCCTCAAGAGAGGTCTACAAGGTACTTAAA GCTGTCCAATGATGAAGTGACAAGATGGGCGGAGTCATTTGATGCTCTGCTGTCCAATAAAT ATGGTATGACGGCCTTCAGAACCTTCCTCAAAACAGAGTTCAGTGATGAAAACATTGAGTTCTGGTTGGCTTGCGAAGAATATAAAAAGATCAAATCCCCTGGTAAGATGATGTCTAAGGCCAACAAGATCTACAAGGAATTTATTGATGTCCATGCACCAAGAGAG GTGAACATAGACCACAGGACCAGGGAGGAGACCAAACAGAAGCTTCTGGAGCCAACATCCAACAGTCTGAATGAAGTCCAAGCAAAAGTATACAGCCTAATGGAAAAAGACTCCTTTCCTCGGTTTATACGATCAAAGATCTATCAGGACTTGCTGAACAGAACTCAGATGCACTGTCAGAGGAAATCGGTTTAA
- the rgs8 gene encoding regulator of G-protein signaling 8 isoform X2, with translation MKTRLGCLSNKSDSCSDFSEFLPPQERSTRLSNDEVTRWAESFDALLSNKYGMTAFRTFLKTEFSDENIEFWLACEEYKKIKSPGKMMSKANKIYKEFIDVHAPREVNIDHRTREETKQKLLEPTSNSLNEVQAKVYSLMEKDSFPRFIRSKIYQDLLNRTQMHCQRKSV, from the exons ATGAAAACTAGACTAGGGTGCCTGTCTAACAAGTCTGACTCATGCAGCGATTTTTCAGAATTCCTACCCCCTCAAGAGAGGTCTACAAG GCTGTCCAATGATGAAGTGACAAGATGGGCGGAGTCATTTGATGCTCTGCTGTCCAATAAAT ATGGTATGACGGCCTTCAGAACCTTCCTCAAAACAGAGTTCAGTGATGAAAACATTGAGTTCTGGTTGGCTTGCGAAGAATATAAAAAGATCAAATCCCCTGGTAAGATGATGTCTAAGGCCAACAAGATCTACAAGGAATTTATTGATGTCCATGCACCAAGAGAG GTGAACATAGACCACAGGACCAGGGAGGAGACCAAACAGAAGCTTCTGGAGCCAACATCCAACAGTCTGAATGAAGTCCAAGCAAAAGTATACAGCCTAATGGAAAAAGACTCCTTTCCTCGGTTTATACGATCAAAGATCTATCAGGACTTGCTGAACAGAACTCAGATGCACTGTCAGAGGAAATCGGTTTAA
- the rgs16 gene encoding regulator of G-protein signaling 16 has protein sequence MDIYLPTGFKMCRGLAELSNTCLERAKRIKACVGGVLQMQDWNILFYCYKYRKQRLTLDECLEWKESLGKLLSNKNGLYAFRAFLKSEFSEENLAFYLACEDYKNTKSTAKLPCKATRIYEEFIGNDAPREVNIDYETRDMTQANLNSPTTSCFDMAQYRIYILMEKDCYPRFLRSASYRNLVNQLMAKSAKARSKTAPTT, from the exons ATGGATATTTACCTCCCTACTGGTTTTAAAATGTGCCGAGGACTAGCAGAGCTGTCAAACACCTGCCTGGAAAG GGCAAAAAGGATAAAGGCATGCGTGGGAGGCGTTCTGCAGATGCAGGACTGGAACATTCTAttctattgctacaaatatagaaaacaaaG GTTGACCTTGGATGAATGTTTGGAGTGGAAAGAATCTCTTGGGAAGCTCCTATCAAACAAGA ATGGACTGTATGCTTTTAGAGCTTTCCTAAAATCTGAATTTAGCGAAGAGAACCTTGCATTCTACCTGGCCTGTGAAgactacaaaaacacaaagtcaaCCGCCAAGTTGCCATGCAAAGCCACGAGGATATACGAGGAGTTTATTGGAAATGATGCTCCCAGAGAG GTTAACATCGACTATGAGACTCGAGACATGACTCAAGCCAATCTGAATAGCCCCACCACATCATGCTTCGATATGGCTCAGTACCGCATCTACATTCTCATGGAAAAGGATTGTTACCCTCGATTCCTCCGATCTGCCTCATACCGCAACCTGGTCAACCAACTCATGGCAAAGAGCGCCAAGGcgagaagcaaaacagccccgaCAACTTGA